The DNA segment TTTGTTCTGAATGAGTTGTGTAGCCTGTTGAAGATGTGAATTTAATTCGTTATCGTTAACATCGGATTTAGTTGGTGAAAGCTTGTTCTCAGCTTGTTCTCCGAAGTACAGTTTCTCCTTGCATTCTGGAAAATAAACATTTAATATCTTAACAGATAATAGACGTAAAAAAGCATGTAAAAGTATTGTGTATAGTGCCTTACTGAAATTATCGATCTCATCTAATGACTCTGCAGATTTCATTGCCTGACATAGTTTTTCCTGAGAGTTCGGAGAAATGAACTGTACAATACTAAGGTAAGCATATCACATGATAGAAAGAAATCAATTTTTATGAATTTAATGTTATGAGTTATGAACTATGAAGTACCTTTCTTGTCAAAGGAAGCCTCTCAGTTTGTCGAATCTCCGATGTGTCACTCACGACACTGGGTTTATCATTGTTGTCCAACTTCACTTCTGAATCGGCATTTGCAGGGACAGTGGATATCAGCTCCCGATGAATAGAAACATCATCGGAAACTAAAGATATGTTATCGGAATTAAAAGAAACTGAATCAGCATCGCTATTCATTGATGTTAAATCTATATTCTCTTTAGATACAGGTGATTTGGCCTCCATGGAGCCCACATCTTCATTGCGCTCATCATCAATTCTGGAAGATGAATCTTGAACAGCCTGCTGAACTGATGGCGATTGGTTGACATTTGCTATAGTTTCTTCTTCGTTATCCATCTCCATGTTCTCGATGTCATCCAAACTATCAAAAAAAGATTCATTAAGTTCACATTTTTCATCTTCCTCAGAAACAGGCGGTTTGACTTCCATTGACACGACAACAACATCATGGTCATCATCATCAGTTGTTAGCTCTGAATTTTGAGCAGCAGAGACATCACTAGCTTGCTCAGGTGTCAGCTGGATGTAGAATTGACTTTGAGAGGCATCAGTTGACTTTAATGCCGGATCTTTATGTAAATAATCATTTGCCGGAGAGCTTAAAACTGATAGTGGTTGGCTGACATCTGCTATAGTTTCTTCATCATCCATCTCCATATCACAGAAAGCTTCATTGAATTCACATGTTTCCCCTTCGTTTGTAAACGATTCTGATTTCTCTCTCTTCAAATCATAACCGCTTTCAAAATAGTCAACGTCGGGAGCTTCAACTTTGACTTTAACAGTTACAAAATCTTTACTTAATTCAGATGTAACTAACTGGGCCATGTTCGAAGATGGAGGGTTTCCATTAGCAGACACCCTTTTGGACTGTGGACTCTTTGAAACCTTGGCTCTAATTTTACACAGTGGTTCAGCGAGATCAAAATCATCAACCTCTGTTTTTGCGGTCAGAAGAATAGATTTTAAAGActtccttttctttcttttaAGCTTTTTCTTGATTTGTGACAATGTCAGTTCCTCAAAAGTGTTTTCTTTTGATGGAACGTTGGATTCATGCTCCTCAACATAACTGTTACTTTCTCTTGTTTCTCTCTCTGCCAGATGCACGGATGTATAATCGGCATCTGTGTGTTGATATAATTCTTCTAGTTTTTTGAAGTTGGGGCTTGGTCTTCCATGTGAATCCATGTTGGGAACGTTTATCACCTCACCGTCTTTTATACACCAGATAAAATGAGAAGAACTGCAGCCTCTTAAAGTCATTATTGATTTACTGGCAACCAACACAACACACAATTCAGAGTGTTGATTCAAACTCTATGTGTGATGTAATTGTTAAGTCCGAAGAAAGACACCTGATAAGATTAAACAACGACTTCATAAATAAAAGAGTACCTATGcaaaaaaaactaaaacttaACAATGCTGGTTGAACTTTATGCAATTAGTTATAAATCAAGTCACTGGCAGTGTGTTTCCAGTTAAAATAACATGTGATAAGCTAAACACAAGACAAGTTTAAGATCATGACCCTGAAGCTAACACTCAAAACCAGATATTTAAACAGTAACAGTATTTAACTTAGCTAATGATAGTAAGTCAAGATTATCATATACTCTAAGCTACAAATGTCATGAATTCACTACATCACTTAGTAGCACCATCAACTCATCTAAGCTGATAGACCAAGAAAATACTAGTGTTACACTCAATTCAACAAATCCTGACAATTTCACATATTAAGCAAAAACAATCCAGAACATAACCAAATAATTCCCAAATTAGTACCATTTGTAGACTAGTAATGGCCAGAACTCCACAAGTGCTGTGCACTGCACACTACCTGACTAAAACACAAACAATTACAGTAACTATCTCATCAACTTTTATACGCAGTCCAATAACATGAAAATCTGACAAAActaaaaaatacctaaaaaatacaaaaatgtgTAACAGCTAGCGTTTTTTTTTTGAGGTAAGCGAGAACAATCGAACACTGATAAATTCCTTTTGATCTTCGATCTAAACCTAACTCGATTAAATAACATCGTCCTAAACTACATGAACAGAAACTCACATTACCTTCTATATAAACTTCAAACGGTAACTAATCTGACGCCGATAAGCTCCTTGAATTCGATCTAAACCTAATTCGATTAAACAAAACTGTCCTAAAGTACCTGAACATAAACTCAAATTACCTTCTAGATAAGCTTCAAGAGAGAACTAATCTAACACCGATAACATCCTTTCACCGTCTCTTCTAATTCAATCTAAACCTAATTCGATTGAATAACATTCTCCTAATACATGAACAAAAACTCAAAAGCTAATCTAACGCCGATAATTCATTCCATCGTTTCTTCTAATTCGATCTAAACCTAATTCGATTAAAAAAAGCTCCTATTGCCAGACAAATCAAGGCAGATCTATCAATAACGTAGAATACAGTCGATTAAACATATGAAATAAGCACCAGATTGAAATTCTGAAGAAGATTTTGCAAATTTTTACCTTAATTCCAGATCGTTTTTCCTTGACGCTAAAAGTTAGATTCAGATGCAGATGCAGATGGAAGAATAGCAGATGTGGTTGGATTAGGGGTGGAGACGATGGCGGTAATATATTTGGTTTAGATCTGGCGCCAACGAGCCAACACGTTTGGCGGCAACTAGGGTTTTGAATTGGGGGACCTTACTTGACTGCGGTCTATGGTGGTACCACGGTAATTTATGTGTAAGATTAGGGTTAGTTTTGAAAGTTAATGTGGTCCTGCAATTTTGTTTGTTTCGGATAAACGCAAAGTTTCTTATTATATTTTAGAGTAAATCGTAAATTATagtttttgtcctttatgtttgtaccagatTGTAACGAATagtctttaacttcaataattagaGTTATggtcctttatttgtaaaacttaaTAAACCTTACGTCCTTAAGCACTAACCCAAttaaaattttaagttaaatctggtcatgtgcacCTCATGTGAGAGTATTATGTATTTTCACACATTGTTTCTTCCCCATTTGAAATCCCCCTCACTCTCCCTCaactcaactctctctctctctctccctctctgtTCCGGTGTTCCACCACCATTGCCTCTTTTTTCAAAAACAAACAACAATGACTGGAAAACAACCCCTGACGTCGTCGTCAACAACGTTAGGTTTATTTATCACATTTATGACAACAATTGTTCATAATCAAATCGAGTGGGCTAAGTAAGAATATAAACCATCGTCTGAAACACAACCCCAATACCAGAGTCGCCTGAGCCTGAAACGACTTTTTAAAGCCCCAACGTGGTTGATTGTTGCAGATTTTTTTTAATTGGATGACTATTATCATTCAACAAACCCCAACGTGGAGCCTGAGAAAACAAAAAGAACAAGAACGTATCAAAGTAAAAAAGCCATCAGGGCATACAGAAAACCAACATCAAAATGAAAAATAAGCCTCCGGCGAACATCTCCAAATATGCCAAAATAGAGACCGATGTTTTTGATCTAATTGTTGTAGATATGATGACTACACCCCTTCACAATCTTTGGCCTACATAAACTTATGGTTTTGAAGAGGTTTCACTCTTAATCTGATTTTCACCACAAGGTACAAGGGCACTCATAAATCTCGTATCCTTATCCATCAATAACACTCATGTAGAAAATAGGGTTCAAATCAAAACCCTAAGTTAGTTATGGTGCGTTGTGAGTGGAGTGCAGGAGATCGACATGGAGGTAGTGGTGTTGGGCGGAGTGGTTGGCTCATCGGAGCAAGCAACTCGTCGGCCGGAGATATCAAGAGAGAATGTCTTATCACTGTTGGTTTATCACGAAAAGGGAAGGGGGGAGGTATGGTTATGGTGGCTTTGTTTTGGGTTTTTGGGGTGGTGATAGACTGAGTatatatggtggtggtggtgagttgCAGAGAGAGAGTGTGAGAGGGGGTGGGTttttatatgtcacaccccaaccgatggcggaaacatcggagtgagacgaaaacgagattgctcgagacttcataacactatttgcgacaatatttaaataaaattgatttcatttcatttcataataatTCAAGTACATCATGGAAAGGAAATACAACATTGTTTATTACAAAATACAATAAGTTACAACCAGTATCGAAAGTCTAACTACTAAGCATGATTTCAAATTTGGTGcgtttctaggcatcctactaagtTTCGTGCATCATCAAATCATCGTAAACATGTAAGATGTTTCaaaagcatagttcaatacaaacGTATTGGCGAGTACACTAGTTTTGGACACATGACATAAGTATACAAGTATTTCTCAAACCCAACATAGCAATTTGGTATACAAGGTTGAACTAGCATGCATAATTAAAAGTCAAACCCAAGTGTCCACAAGAATTATATGTGTCCCTCTCCACAAAAGTGACGAGACTGTTTATGAATGATAAGCTTAACAATACCCCGACGGTGTACAAATCGATGAGGAACGAAAGGATAGATTTGTAAAAGAGTTTGTTTGACTAAGATGACTTGAGATATTAAATACAAGTAAAACGTGCATGTGTGTGTATAGGCGAAGTTagcttaaacaagttttgaatAACTCAAATGGAGATGTATTTTTTTAAACGTGTTTCCTAAGAAGAAAAATTTTGTACAAAACGAtttatattttgatgaaaagTGTGGTCACACAGTAGGTTGTATGAAAAGTTTCATTGGCTTTAAAGGGTATCCTTAAATCACGTGTTTGTAGAAAATCGTTTATTGGTGAGGAACAAGAAAGTTAGGTGTAAAACGGGTTTGAAGGTAAGGGCCAACTAGTGTGTTTTGTGCATAAATAGACTTAGAAATAAAGAGGTATTTTAGGGTTTTGAGTGTTTAAATCGATTAAGTGTGAATAAGGCTTGTATAAAAGTCgaagagtaactgggaatgataGAGGTATGAGGGTAAGTGGTCGATCTAGTAGGTCAACCCAAAGATGATGATGGAATGAATATTGGATATGAAATGACTACGAGTTGTTAAGAATGAGGTTTTGTCGTGGATAATCATATATCGTGCGCTAGCAATGTGTTTGTGAGTTGTCAAAGTTTGTGTATCGGGTCTAAATAGGGTATAcaaaacaccgaatttctcatggcacgttttatgAAAGTTttgtaacatggtgaaaacacttatatataggaagtaccagtggcgtatccaccatgttttaatcATGTcacgtccgtttcgttattctgtgtcatgttacgttctgtGTGTTACCATACACAACAGTATGATAAACATAAATGACGACGATTACGCGTATGGTATGAATTGAATACAACGAATTTAAGCATATAAAATGATCAAGAAGTTTTGAGTTTGTAAAACGAGTGTTGTGTGTGAGTTTGTCGGGAAATGTTGACTAAAACGTGTACGGTAATATGCACGTATTGTTGTTTGAATAAAACGTTgcgtttatcgaatcaaaatagtTTGAGTTTGACTTGAAATGTAGACCAAGTTTACGAATGTCAAATGGATATAAAGTATCTATTGATTTTGCGAGGTGTATTTTGTAAAAGAAAGGAAAAGCTACTCTTGTTTCAAAAGAATTTACGAAAATTGAATTTGTCGGTTCacatgaagtttccttgcccacgtgttttgaaatttaaaCGGTGTATTGAGCGGTGtatgaaaaggtttttgaagaACGACATGTTTTCTTTATTAAAGTATTTCGTATCACAATAAGAAGAGTTGTATTTTAGAAACGTTTGCGAAAGCTTTGGTCCTTGGAAGAACTTCAACAAAATAAACTTAGTGATTTTTGAAAagtgttttaataaaatgatGTATTGATTTTGAAAAGAGCTTTAGTAAAAAGATCTTATATTATCTATAAGATTTTTATAAGCATGCGAGAAAATTATGTCATTATACATGTATGACATTTAGCAAATTATGAGACTTGGATTATTAACTATTGTCAC comes from the Helianthus annuus cultivar XRQ/B chromosome 4, HanXRQr2.0-SUNRISE, whole genome shotgun sequence genome and includes:
- the LOC110936313 gene encoding uncharacterized protein LOC110936313; translation: MTLRGCSSSHFIWCIKDGEVINVPNMDSHGRPSPNFKKLEELYQHTDADYTSVHLAERETRESNSYVEEHESNVPSKENTFEELTLSQIKKKLKRKKRKSLKSILLTAKTEVDDFDLAEPLCKIRAKVSKSPQSKRVSANGNPPSSNMAQLVTSELSKDFVTVKVKVEAPDVDYFESGYDLKREKSESFTNEGETCEFNEAFCDMEMDDEETIADVSQPLSVLSSPANDYLHKDPALKSTDASQSQFYIQLTPEQASDVSAAQNSELTTDDDDHDVVVVSMEVKPPVSEEDEKCELNESFFDSLDDIENMEMDNEEETIANVNQSPSVQQAVQDSSSRIDDERNEDVGSMEAKSPVSKENIDLTSMNSDADSVSFNSDNISLVSDDVSIHRELISTVPANADSEVKLDNNDKPSVVSDTSEIRQTERLPLTRKFISPNSQEKLCQAMKSAESLDEIDNFKCKEKLYFGEQAENKLSPTKSDVNDNELNSHLQQATQLIQNKAVISSKQVLKRPRNFKKGSPTKKGVAAKGCLDGPRLCRSLPRLSSGCTSIEGCSESAIAFSQRQMHDIESLASKLMSELNSMKTIVEEKMLYEAYRSASLKNEADEVKSVIKSATKTEETAKKWLSMMARDCNRFCKIMKLNEDHKTSASGDPALGNSIPEKPLEREKKKISFADEAGGTLCDIKVYEIEQVEQESFLP